In one Bdellovibrio sp. ArHS genomic region, the following are encoded:
- a CDS encoding PfkB family carbohydrate kinase, giving the protein MKEAILTITPNPALDISGFVRKINVNEKTYVHGEKRSPGGSAINVARILHRLQVPVLASGFLGGSIGEEVQKLLELEGVQQQFIKTEASTRINVTIANKSDHRQTRFSFAGPEIKNTEIRELMKIVSKHRGAKTLVVGGSLPPHFQVQDLNRLIQRAQQQKMDVVVDCPGLILKEIRASGLLLIKPNLDEFRIMTGSRVTTVSQVLKKAGGLLQTASYICVSSVEEGASWK; this is encoded by the coding sequence ATGAAGGAAGCAATTCTTACCATCACTCCCAATCCCGCGTTGGATATCAGTGGATTTGTCAGAAAAATCAATGTGAACGAGAAAACCTACGTTCACGGAGAAAAAAGATCACCGGGAGGAAGCGCCATCAACGTGGCGCGCATTCTTCACCGTTTGCAGGTCCCGGTTCTGGCGTCGGGATTTTTAGGGGGAAGTATCGGGGAGGAAGTGCAAAAATTATTAGAGCTGGAAGGCGTGCAACAGCAGTTCATAAAAACAGAAGCTTCGACCAGGATTAATGTGACGATCGCGAATAAAAGTGATCATCGACAAACCCGCTTCAGCTTTGCCGGTCCCGAAATAAAAAACACTGAGATCCGGGAACTGATGAAAATAGTTTCAAAGCATCGCGGCGCTAAGACGTTGGTGGTGGGCGGTTCATTGCCGCCTCATTTTCAAGTTCAGGATTTGAATCGACTCATTCAGCGGGCCCAACAGCAGAAGATGGATGTCGTGGTTGATTGTCCGGGGCTGATCCTGAAGGAAATAAGGGCCTCTGGATTGTTGCTGATCAAACCCAATCTCGATGAGTTTCGAATTATGACGGGAAGTCGGGTGACAACAGTTTCTCAGGTTTTGAAAAAAGCTGGTGGACTTTTGCAGACGGCCTCTTACATCTGTGTTTCTTCCGTCGAGGAGGGCGCATCCTGGAAATGA
- a CDS encoding cytochrome c biogenesis protein CcdA, translating into MTLTWLGLFVAGLGTFISPCVLPMVPVVAANYIMTEGSSKYARVRATLLFAFGFLLTFTLMGLSLPFVTDFLGESKVYLLTISGIILLLYGLKMSGLVLKNSDQSKIFSWMSRSAFLPDLKKYFPQSLHGFVFGATFGLAWTPCVGPILGGVLAYVATQDRSLTESALMMLTFGAGVVAPFIALAFGGEMVAAKLKALRKHLPKIEEATGYGLMILGVLILTQSNLPAIFESEKAVTEIEFVTSTGDVVTLNSPRLAPHKLLFFHTDTCPICHAMEAYLPAVEAECNSQNVQIVRVNVGRPENQRIADLFNVRAVPTISLVSPDGKELAHSVGYQSETKLRQGLEMIPQTSCRHKPDLQPHKKIHPEFPEGKSCADEGPGLTC; encoded by the coding sequence ATGACCCTCACCTGGTTAGGACTTTTTGTCGCAGGACTTGGAACCTTTATTTCTCCTTGTGTGCTGCCCATGGTCCCAGTGGTCGCGGCGAACTATATCATGACGGAAGGTTCCTCGAAGTATGCGCGGGTGCGCGCGACATTGCTTTTTGCCTTTGGCTTTCTTTTGACGTTCACTTTGATGGGTTTAAGCCTGCCCTTCGTGACAGATTTTTTGGGTGAATCCAAAGTTTATCTTTTGACGATTTCGGGAATAATTCTTTTGCTGTACGGTTTAAAGATGTCGGGCTTGGTCTTGAAGAACAGTGATCAATCCAAAATTTTTTCCTGGATGTCGCGTTCTGCTTTTTTGCCGGATTTAAAGAAGTACTTTCCTCAATCTCTTCATGGCTTTGTCTTTGGCGCCACATTCGGTTTAGCGTGGACGCCCTGTGTGGGACCTATTCTTGGGGGTGTGCTTGCTTACGTGGCGACTCAAGATAGATCGCTCACGGAAAGCGCCTTAATGATGCTAACGTTTGGAGCCGGTGTGGTGGCACCTTTTATCGCCCTCGCTTTTGGGGGAGAAATGGTTGCGGCAAAGTTAAAAGCTTTGCGCAAGCACCTTCCCAAAATCGAAGAGGCGACGGGATATGGCTTGATGATCTTGGGTGTCTTGATTTTGACGCAAAGTAATTTACCAGCGATTTTTGAATCTGAAAAAGCGGTGACCGAGATCGAGTTTGTGACCTCTACCGGAGACGTCGTGACTTTAAACAGCCCGCGCTTGGCCCCGCACAAACTTCTGTTCTTTCACACCGACACCTGTCCTATTTGTCATGCAATGGAGGCTTATCTTCCCGCCGTTGAAGCGGAATGCAATTCGCAGAATGTGCAAATTGTCCGCGTGAATGTGGGCCGTCCCGAAAATCAAAGAATTGCGGATTTGTTCAACGTTCGCGCGGTTCCTACAATCAGTCTGGTATCTCCGGATGGCAAAGAGTTGGCACATTCCGTGGGCTACCAAAGTGAAACGAAGTTGCGTCAGGGTTTGGAAATGATTCCGCAAACATCTTGCAGACACAAACCTGACCTGCAACCTCACAAAAAGATACACCCGGAATTTCCCGAAGGAAAAAGTTGTGCGGATGAGGGCCCAGGGCTGACCTGTTAG
- a CDS encoding LamG domain-containing protein: MRDLFCVLIFLGATWGGHSVVEANPMQMRVFHSTKGEDPYSGSVVLGLHMDGANGGSTFTDVKGKTITLTGSPTTSTAQVKYGTASGLFAKGHRLVLPTSADFTYNGDFTIETWVYPTVLQTAWGIFDARTNGGTAAMYCMGLVNVGGVYRLEYFNGTSYKATSTSVAINTWSHVAIVRSGSTLSFYVNGVKDSTTATIAATQTGGTSPVIGTKDDGLAGYGIVGYLDDFRITKGVARYTANFTPPSKAFP; the protein is encoded by the coding sequence TTGCGGGATCTCTTTTGTGTTTTGATTTTTTTAGGAGCGACTTGGGGTGGTCATTCTGTGGTGGAAGCCAATCCCATGCAGATGCGTGTCTTTCATTCGACCAAGGGAGAGGATCCCTATTCGGGAAGTGTCGTGTTGGGATTGCACATGGATGGAGCCAACGGTGGCTCCACCTTTACTGATGTCAAAGGCAAAACGATCACTCTGACGGGATCTCCCACCACCAGTACAGCGCAAGTGAAGTACGGCACAGCCAGCGGACTGTTTGCGAAAGGTCATCGTCTGGTTTTGCCCACCAGTGCGGATTTCACATATAATGGAGATTTCACTATTGAGACCTGGGTCTATCCGACGGTCCTGCAAACCGCGTGGGGAATTTTTGACGCCAGAACCAACGGAGGAACCGCGGCGATGTACTGTATGGGTTTGGTGAATGTTGGGGGTGTTTACCGTTTGGAATATTTTAATGGGACCTCTTATAAAGCCACTTCCACTTCTGTGGCCATCAATACCTGGAGCCATGTTGCTATTGTTCGAAGCGGATCGACATTGAGTTTTTATGTTAATGGAGTCAAGGATTCGACCACGGCGACAATTGCGGCCACTCAAACAGGTGGTACGTCTCCTGTAATAGGAACTAAAGACGACGGCTTGGCCGGTTACGGTATCGTGGGCTACTTAGACGATTTCAGAATCACTAAAGGTGTCGCGCGATATACTGCGAATTTTACCCCTCCCAGCAAAGCCTTTCCCTGA
- a CDS encoding KH domain-containing protein has product MIVIRKTKAQSEAPQITDEERSLEVREEIRVILEDLIKRMVIQADSVVVKAEIGAKTTVYRVDCSKECIGYLIGVRGQNIMALRGVVKALAGRHNIRAIIEIPYFSP; this is encoded by the coding sequence ATGATTGTCATCAGAAAGACGAAAGCTCAATCAGAGGCACCACAGATCACTGACGAAGAAAGAAGTCTGGAAGTGCGCGAGGAGATTCGTGTCATCCTTGAAGATTTAATCAAAAGGATGGTTATTCAGGCTGATTCCGTCGTTGTGAAGGCCGAGATCGGCGCCAAGACCACCGTCTATCGAGTAGACTGTTCAAAAGAATGTATTGGATATCTTATCGGTGTTCGTGGACAAAACATCATGGCACTTCGCGGAGTCGTCAAAGCCCTGGCCGGCCGGCATAATATAAGGGCCATCATAGAAATTCCTTACTTCTCGCCATAG
- a CDS encoding alcohol dehydrogenase catalytic domain-containing protein yields MKALILHKHTKIEQSPLALIETAIPQPSVGEVLIKVICCAVCRTDLHVIEGDLASSTMPIIPGHQVVGVVHQLGPGCDSLKVGDRVGVAWLGRTCGQCSYCREDKENLCLRPQFTGYELQGGYAEYMVAAEKFVYPLPANLDAVHVAPLLCAGIVGYRALKRSNFQPGQHLLILGFGSSAHLMLQLALALGGRVSVVTRALSHQKLALELGASRAGSTVADLPEAAESALLFAPAGDLVPDSLSALKRGGLWLLREFIFPKFRNSITKNIFFMNGI; encoded by the coding sequence GTGAAGGCCCTGATTTTACACAAGCATACGAAGATAGAGCAAAGTCCGCTTGCCCTGATTGAAACGGCCATTCCGCAACCCTCTGTGGGTGAAGTTCTTATCAAGGTGATCTGTTGCGCTGTTTGTAGAACCGATCTTCATGTCATAGAAGGTGATCTTGCCTCGTCGACAATGCCCATTATTCCGGGACACCAAGTTGTGGGAGTCGTGCACCAACTGGGGCCTGGTTGCGATAGTCTGAAAGTCGGCGATCGCGTCGGTGTGGCTTGGCTCGGGCGAACTTGTGGTCAATGCTCGTACTGTCGCGAAGACAAAGAAAATCTTTGTCTTCGTCCTCAATTCACCGGATATGAACTTCAGGGGGGCTATGCCGAGTACATGGTGGCGGCAGAGAAATTCGTATATCCTCTACCCGCAAATCTCGACGCCGTTCACGTGGCCCCCCTCTTGTGTGCGGGCATTGTGGGATACCGGGCGTTAAAGCGCAGCAACTTCCAACCCGGCCAACATCTTCTAATTCTTGGCTTTGGGTCTTCGGCTCATCTTATGTTGCAGTTGGCTCTCGCACTCGGAGGCCGCGTCTCTGTCGTCACCCGCGCTCTTAGTCATCAGAAACTGGCTTTGGAATTAGGAGCTTCCCGGGCGGGGTCCACGGTTGCCGATCTTCCTGAGGCGGCAGAAAGCGCCCTTCTTTTTGCACCTGCGGGAGATTTAGTACCAGACAGTTTATCAGCTCTAAAACGCGGGGGACTCTGGCTGTTGCGGGAATTCATCTTTCCGAAATTCCGCAACTCGATTACGAAAAACATCTTTTTTATGAACGGGATTTAA
- a CDS encoding AAA family ATPase yields the protein MPRKDFRIVLTGGPGGGKTTAVDLYRREIGDKVVVVPESATLLYSGGFPRSVRSEVKKVAQKAIYQIQVCLEDAQAVEYEHRLLLCDRGTIDGAAYWPGEPADFFDALGTTFEKELARYDAVLFFETAAVGGISIEGGNPIRIESLELAIELNQKLRALWSQHSNFIFIEHDKSFLKKVYNGLFELQKVVGAHLSAKAVIQDE from the coding sequence ATGCCAAGAAAGGACTTTCGAATCGTTTTAACGGGAGGACCTGGCGGTGGGAAAACCACGGCCGTGGATTTGTACCGCCGAGAAATCGGTGACAAGGTTGTTGTGGTTCCCGAGTCCGCCACTCTTTTGTATTCGGGTGGTTTTCCTCGCTCTGTCCGTTCCGAGGTGAAGAAAGTCGCACAAAAGGCCATTTACCAAATTCAAGTCTGCCTGGAAGACGCCCAAGCCGTCGAATATGAACATCGCCTTCTTCTGTGTGACCGCGGGACTATTGATGGCGCGGCTTACTGGCCCGGAGAACCCGCAGACTTTTTTGATGCGTTAGGAACGACCTTTGAAAAAGAACTAGCCCGTTATGATGCGGTTCTATTTTTTGAGACGGCCGCAGTCGGGGGAATTTCCATTGAAGGCGGAAATCCGATTCGCATCGAATCTTTGGAGCTTGCTATTGAACTGAATCAAAAGTTGCGCGCGCTTTGGTCTCAGCATAGCAATTTTATTTTTATTGAGCATGACAAGTCTTTTCTTAAGAAAGTCTATAACGGCCTCTTCGAGCTGCAAAAGGTTGTTGGCGCCCATTTGTCCGCTAAGGCAGTCATTCAAGATGAGTAA
- a CDS encoding TIGR02147 family protein, producing the protein MDTPADFLKSVYHARKSKNHRYSLRAFAVSLGISSGRLSDILNGRQRISNKAAAALASKLGVDRDQQELFIQVSRAYNERTEYVGEDTISLDLEQFRLISDPVYFYILSLLKTTVAEMGVERIAERLGYSSEVIGTALENLEKLGFLARNGGRLIPKSASIITPTDIPSEIIRESHKKRITKAIESLTESSVSERDITSMTMAIDVKKIPEAKKMIRQFRRKLSKFLEEGEASEVYDLNIQLIKISR; encoded by the coding sequence ATGGATACTCCGGCTGATTTTCTTAAGTCCGTTTATCATGCAAGAAAGAGCAAGAATCATCGCTACTCTCTGAGAGCTTTTGCGGTGTCACTTGGGATTTCGTCAGGACGGCTGTCTGATATTTTAAATGGCCGACAGCGCATCTCGAATAAGGCGGCCGCAGCCCTGGCTAGCAAGCTGGGAGTCGATCGGGACCAACAAGAACTCTTCATTCAAGTCAGTCGAGCCTATAACGAACGAACTGAATACGTCGGCGAGGACACGATTTCTTTGGATCTAGAACAATTCAGACTGATTTCCGATCCGGTTTACTTCTATATTCTTTCGCTGCTAAAAACGACGGTGGCCGAGATGGGGGTTGAGCGCATCGCCGAACGCCTGGGTTACTCCTCGGAGGTGATTGGAACCGCCTTGGAAAATCTTGAAAAGCTGGGTTTTTTGGCGCGAAACGGGGGACGGTTGATTCCCAAATCCGCCAGCATCATCACCCCCACCGATATTCCTTCCGAAATCATCCGCGAGTCTCACAAAAAAAGAATTACCAAAGCCATAGAATCTTTGACTGAATCCTCTGTCTCTGAAAGAGATATCACCTCGATGACGATGGCCATTGACGTTAAAAAAATTCCTGAAGCCAAAAAGATGATTCGTCAGTTCCGAAGAAAGTTAAGTAAATTTTTAGAGGAGGGGGAGGCCTCGGAAGTTTATGATCTCAATATTCAACTTATCAAAATCAGTCGTTAA
- a CDS encoding metalloregulator ArsR/SmtB family transcription factor: MSKHAVFLKSSAQAKEVRKEIYETISQVVSAFASPARLKIVQILAQGECSVEELAHETGESVANVSQHLQRLARMKIVRCERRGLSRIYSIGSSQVLRLWEGFQDLAQEVDEELSNKERLLTDAELLAGETPAEVFKLVAKRKAVLVDARSSKESAMTKVPGALAIPAEDLVDIKNYQNLGLLKSKPIYVYCRGRYCSLASEAVRHLRSRGYKAFRFRESPFQLQLIQGDKI, from the coding sequence ATGTCAAAACATGCAGTTTTTCTCAAGTCGTCCGCCCAAGCGAAAGAAGTTCGTAAAGAGATTTACGAGACTATCAGTCAGGTTGTATCGGCATTTGCGTCACCGGCGCGACTAAAAATCGTGCAGATTTTAGCTCAAGGTGAGTGCAGCGTCGAAGAACTGGCCCACGAAACTGGCGAGTCCGTCGCCAATGTTTCACAGCATTTGCAAAGATTGGCGCGAATGAAGATCGTCCGCTGCGAACGGCGGGGATTAAGCCGCATTTACAGTATTGGCAGTTCTCAGGTTCTTCGACTGTGGGAAGGTTTTCAGGATCTTGCCCAGGAGGTCGACGAGGAACTAAGCAATAAGGAACGCCTTTTGACGGACGCAGAGCTTCTTGCTGGGGAAACGCCTGCGGAAGTTTTCAAGTTGGTGGCAAAGCGAAAAGCTGTTTTGGTCGATGCGCGGTCTTCTAAAGAATCGGCGATGACCAAAGTCCCCGGGGCCTTAGCTATTCCTGCCGAGGATCTTGTTGATATAAAAAACTATCAGAATCTGGGATTATTAAAGTCGAAGCCGATTTATGTCTATTGTCGCGGACGATACTGTTCTTTAGCGAGCGAAGCTGTTCGTCATTTGCGTAGCCGGGGCTACAAAGCATTTCGCTTTCGCGAAAGTCCTTTCCAGCTTCAATTAATTCAAGGAGATAAAATATGA
- a CDS encoding SDR family oxidoreductase, with the protein MSSLAYNYSGKVVLVTGAGSGIGRATALAFAQEGAWVAVSDVNEQSGIETVKSILANGGDATFFPCDVSHPSSIQSMLEHVERHMGGLSCAFNNAGIEGDSALLAEVSDANWERVIATNLRSVWLCMKYEISSMLKNGAGAIVNCASVAGLVGFKASSPYVASKHGVIGLTKSASLEYAPQNIRINAVCPGVIRTPMVDRFAQNNPQALQELQKATPLGRLGTPDEIAMAVLWLCSDQASFVTGHALAVDGGWTAQ; encoded by the coding sequence ATGTCCAGCCTTGCGTATAACTATTCCGGCAAAGTCGTTCTGGTGACGGGAGCTGGTTCAGGAATTGGTCGGGCGACGGCCTTAGCCTTTGCGCAGGAGGGGGCTTGGGTGGCGGTGTCAGACGTGAATGAACAAAGCGGCATTGAGACGGTCAAATCCATTCTTGCCAATGGCGGAGACGCCACTTTTTTTCCTTGTGATGTTTCGCATCCCTCTTCCATACAGTCGATGTTGGAACACGTCGAAAGGCATATGGGCGGGCTTAGTTGCGCCTTCAACAATGCCGGTATAGAAGGCGACTCGGCTTTGTTGGCAGAGGTTTCCGATGCCAATTGGGAACGTGTCATCGCCACCAATCTTCGCAGTGTCTGGTTGTGCATGAAATACGAAATTTCCAGTATGCTCAAAAATGGCGCGGGGGCGATTGTAAATTGCGCGTCCGTTGCGGGCCTTGTGGGATTTAAAGCCTCGTCGCCCTATGTGGCCAGCAAACATGGCGTGATCGGTCTGACTAAAAGTGCCTCTTTAGAATACGCACCACAAAATATCAGGATCAATGCGGTTTGCCCCGGGGTCATTCGCACGCCGATGGTGGATCGCTTTGCCCAAAACAACCCGCAGGCTTTGCAGGAATTGCAAAAGGCAACGCCACTGGGAAGACTCGGAACGCCCGATGAAATCGCCATGGCTGTTTTGTGGCTTTGTTCCGATCAGGCTTCGTTTGTAACTGGTCATGCCCTGGCCGTGGATGGTGGCTGGACGGCGCAATAG
- a CDS encoding zinc-binding dehydrogenase translates to MFAARYVPGEKKLLLTDVPKPKPGPRDVLLKIRAAGICHSDLHVLAGEVPFPNSFTMGHEACGEVVEKGSDVTSEIKTGVLYAVHGPNPCGDCTYCRTGFDNLCNGPGRTFVGLGQDGAYADYLVVPARNIVEVPPGISPEIAAVATDAVLTPYHAIKSLGEVKTNSKVLVIGLGGLGMNGVQVAVALGAKVTATDLKSSALDLAKEFGASEVVNSKEMDNKLKPASFDVVVDFVGRDSTFTQAQTYVRPGGTIVLVGLGSAQVPVLTAPMITYQVRVQGAFWGTHQEMHEIFQLIAEGKIKPQVETAPMKDVNHWLEELEAGRVKSRMALLPS, encoded by the coding sequence ATGTTTGCAGCCCGTTATGTTCCTGGCGAAAAAAAACTTTTACTCACGGATGTTCCAAAGCCTAAACCAGGCCCCCGAGATGTGCTTTTAAAGATTCGGGCGGCAGGGATTTGTCATTCTGACTTGCATGTCCTGGCCGGGGAAGTTCCTTTTCCTAACTCTTTCACTATGGGGCACGAGGCCTGTGGCGAAGTCGTCGAGAAAGGAAGTGACGTGACTTCCGAAATTAAAACGGGCGTTCTTTATGCCGTTCATGGCCCGAATCCATGTGGTGATTGCACCTACTGTCGCACAGGATTTGATAACCTGTGTAACGGACCGGGGCGAACATTTGTTGGCTTAGGTCAAGACGGCGCTTATGCAGACTATTTGGTCGTGCCTGCAAGAAATATCGTTGAGGTGCCTCCGGGTATTTCACCTGAGATCGCGGCGGTCGCCACGGATGCCGTTTTAACACCTTATCACGCAATAAAATCTTTGGGCGAAGTGAAGACCAACTCCAAAGTATTGGTTATCGGTCTTGGCGGTCTAGGGATGAACGGCGTGCAAGTGGCTGTTGCCTTGGGTGCAAAAGTCACGGCGACTGATTTAAAATCTTCGGCACTGGATCTGGCCAAAGAATTTGGCGCCAGTGAAGTCGTGAATTCAAAAGAGATGGACAATAAGCTAAAACCAGCTTCGTTCGACGTCGTCGTTGATTTTGTGGGAAGGGATTCTACTTTTACCCAAGCACAAACCTATGTCCGTCCCGGAGGAACCATTGTTTTGGTTGGATTGGGCTCGGCGCAGGTCCCGGTGCTGACAGCCCCCATGATCACTTATCAGGTCCGTGTGCAAGGGGCTTTCTGGGGAACACATCAAGAAATGCACGAAATTTTCCAATTGATTGCCGAGGGAAAAATCAAACCACAAGTCGAGACAGCCCCCATGAAAGACGTCAACCACTGGTTGGAAGAATTGGAAGCCGGTCGGGTGAAGTCCCGCATGGCTTTGTTGCCGTCATGA